A genome region from Labilibaculum antarcticum includes the following:
- a CDS encoding beta strand repeat-containing protein, which translates to MKRLLHFKLLLLIGLNILFGYSALAQSIIDTPPIEQHVCSEAEIIYSFFGYEGSTIKRYVDGTELTPPIVLNTPANNVPSSSPVYQKGSFTHTWDATSYPPKSTAYLLQIKEFSANCESDLISLNIYVHRKPSVSATVTPISCNGLTNGKILIGNTTPPFAPPLTPSSNFDVIQEFSLDGSNYTEVSEFSNLGPDNYTLYYRYTYDDNGTTMIVSESSGTITGIEVTEPAVITLTSAGVTSPVNCNGGDATVTLVATGGNGALSYTFAGVTNTSGVFTHAVGTNLSYSITDANSCTAVTGTLNITEPAVISLTSASVTIPVSCKGGDATVTLLASGGSGALTYAFDGVDNTTGVFTHVAGTSLSYSITDANSCTAVTGTLDITEPAVISLTSAGVTSPVSCNGGDATVTLLASGGIGALTYTFDGVSNTTGVFTHAAGTSLSYSITDANSCTAVTGTLDITEPAVISLTSAGVTSPVSCNGGDATVTLLASGGIGALTYTFDGVSNTTGVFTHAAGTSLSYSITDANSCTAVTGTLDITEPAVITLTSAGVTIPVSCNGGDATVTLLASGGIGALTYTFDGVSNTTGVFTHAAGTSLSYSITDANSCTAVTGNLNITEPAVISLTSAAVTIPVSCNGGDATVTLIASGGSGALTYAFDGVDNTTGVFTHAAGTSLSYSITDANSCTAVTGTLNITEPAVISLTSAAVTIPVSCNGGDATVTLIATGGSGALTYTFDGVDNTTGVFTHAAGTNLSYSITDANSCTAVTGTLNIAEPEAVTILLAESSSIICNGSNAQVTITAAGGDGTYTYSNDGSTYQASNLFSLPAGNHTLYVKDGKGCVAFDDIIIVEPTAIITNLVLNASNICFGDAGVITIKGYETDVTYSLFEGASSLVYASSVSGSDLILTIDAIILNTENTYNILIKAERGGCTLDMDTGVSITVEHKPNPSGINF; encoded by the coding sequence TTGAAGAGACTTTTACACTTCAAACTTCTTCTACTAATTGGCCTGAACATTCTGTTCGGGTATTCTGCGTTGGCACAAAGTATAATAGATACACCTCCCATAGAGCAGCATGTATGCTCCGAGGCTGAGATTATCTATTCCTTTTTTGGGTATGAAGGTTCAACCATAAAACGTTATGTGGATGGAACAGAGTTGACTCCGCCAATTGTGTTGAATACACCAGCCAACAATGTGCCGAGTTCTTCTCCTGTATATCAAAAGGGGAGTTTTACTCATACTTGGGATGCCACCTCATATCCTCCTAAATCAACTGCATATTTATTGCAGATAAAAGAGTTTTCGGCAAATTGCGAATCAGATTTAATAAGTTTGAATATTTATGTGCACCGCAAACCTTCAGTTAGCGCAACTGTGACTCCAATTTCTTGTAATGGATTAACCAATGGTAAGATATTAATAGGTAATACTACTCCACCTTTCGCACCACCGTTGACTCCATCTTCCAATTTTGATGTTATTCAGGAGTTTAGTTTGGATGGCAGTAATTATACGGAGGTTAGTGAGTTCAGCAATTTAGGACCGGATAATTATACATTGTATTACCGTTATACCTATGATGATAATGGTACTACAATGATTGTTAGTGAGAGTAGCGGGACGATTACAGGAATAGAAGTTACAGAACCAGCAGTAATCACATTGACAAGTGCAGGTGTGACCAGTCCTGTTAACTGTAACGGAGGTGATGCCACAGTAACTTTGGTAGCAACCGGAGGAAACGGAGCACTGTCTTATACATTTGCAGGAGTAACCAATACAAGTGGAGTATTCACTCATGCAGTTGGAACGAATTTATCTTACAGCATTACAGATGCCAATTCCTGTACCGCAGTAACAGGAACTTTAAATATTACAGAACCAGCAGTAATCAGTTTGACCAGTGCATCAGTAACCATTCCGGTTAGCTGTAAGGGCGGTGATGCAACAGTAACTTTGTTAGCAAGCGGAGGAAGCGGTGCATTGACTTATGCCTTTGATGGAGTTGACAATACAACAGGCGTATTCACTCATGTAGCTGGAACCAGTTTATCTTATAGCATTACAGATGCCAATTCTTGTACCGCAGTAACGGGTACTTTAGATATTACAGAACCAGCAGTAATCAGTTTGACCAGTGCAGGTGTAACCAGTCCTGTTAGCTGTAACGGTGGTGATGCAACAGTAACTTTGTTAGCAAGCGGAGGAATCGGTGCCTTGACTTATACTTTTGATGGAGTAAGCAATACAACAGGCGTATTCACTCATGCAGCTGGAACCAGTTTATCTTATAGCATTACAGATGCCAATTCTTGTACCGCAGTAACGGGTACTTTAGATATTACAGAACCAGCAGTAATCAGTTTGACCAGTGCAGGTGTAACCAGTCCTGTTAGCTGTAACGGTGGTGATGCAACAGTAACTTTGTTAGCAAGCGGAGGAATCGGTGCCTTGACTTATACTTTTGATGGAGTAAGCAATACAACAGGCGTATTCACTCATGCAGCTGGAACCAGTTTATCTTATAGCATTACAGATGCCAATTCTTGTACCGCAGTAACGGGTACTTTAGATATTACAGAACCAGCAGTAATCACATTGACAAGTGCAGGTGTAACCATTCCGGTTAGCTGTAACGGTGGTGATGCAACAGTAACTTTGTTAGCAAGCGGAGGAATCGGTGCCTTGACTTATACTTTTGATGGAGTAAGCAATACAACAGGCGTATTCACTCATGCAGCTGGAACCAGTTTATCTTATAGCATTACAGATGCCAATTCCTGTACCGCAGTAACGGGTAATTTAAATATTACAGAACCAGCAGTAATCAGTTTGACCAGTGCAGCAGTAACCATTCCGGTTAGCTGTAACGGTGGTGATGCAACAGTAACTTTGATAGCAAGCGGAGGAAGCGGTGCATTGACTTATGCCTTTGATGGAGTTGACAATACAACAGGCGTATTCACTCATGCAGCTGGAACCAGTTTATCTTATAGCATTACAGATGCCAATTCCTGTACCGCAGTAACCGGAACTTTAAATATTACAGAACCAGCAGTAATCAGTTTGACCAGTGCAGCAGTAACCATTCCGGTTAGCTGTAACGGCGGTGATGCAACAGTAACTTTGATAGCAACCGGAGGAAGTGGTGCATTGACTTATACCTTTGATGGAGTTGACAATACAACAGGCGTATTCACTCATGCAGCTGGAACGAATTTGTCTTACAGCATTACAGATGCCAATTCCTGTACCGCAGTAACCGGAACTTTAAATATTGCAGAACCTGAAGCAGTCACAATATTACTTGCCGAATCTTCATCAATTATTTGTAATGGATCTAATGCTCAAGTTACAATAACTGCAGCAGGAGGAGATGGGACTTACACTTATAGCAACGATGGATCTACATACCAAGCTTCTAATTTGTTTAGTTTACCAGCAGGAAATCACACCTTATATGTGAAAGATGGAAAAGGCTGTGTTGCTTTTGATGATATAATAATTGTTGAGCCTACTGCTATTATAACAAACTTGGTACTTAATGCATCAAATATTTGCTTTGGCGATGCTGGTGTCATTACTATTAAAGGTTACGAGACTGATGTTACTTACTCTTTATTTGAAGGAGCGAGTTCATTAGTATATGCATCAAGTGTTAGTGGTTCGGATCTCATTCTAACCATTGATGCTATCATTTTGAATACAGAGAATACATACAATATTTTAATCAAGGCAGAAAGAGGAGGGTGCACTTTGGATATGGATACGGGAGTATCAATAACCGTAGAGCATAAACCAAATCCTAGCGGGATAAATTTTTAA
- a CDS encoding T9SS type B sorting domain-containing protein, which produces MLRTLLHKTLLTAMAILLGGWAVVAQQYVVKGTTLNFKVDEVTGYEYHWSVTHTTSGAVAYLTSKTFESGDYVFDNEGDYQVKVYPEDLGTHCFGDPLTTMVIVDGAAPTAEFDDLEVPYVCSANNGGDANGKVSLTVNYTGPKPWTFKISVDRAPAVMPVGAEELYTNTFEFELEIPNTSGKRHRAEILLVEAKTLSGIGVTEDLANQTLEVDVMALPNTVFGDYEPVIQAGTFQSYTASIEKNENYKLFIPDGASVLNEKTKKLSDKYHSELSFDVQWGNTPGDYQIKLIERTAFDCAGDTIYADVTVVESFVVSLGGDISICQGESATLSPTIDFDGTYTYLWSDGSNGSSLSVTETGTYSVTATDSGTGKSSSSTANVTVLTAPIVDLGADYELADAETKVLDAGNPGLSYSWSTGEIGQTISVNTSNTYSVDVTNENGCVGTDEIIISSTSDVFAINLGEDKDICDGEELILNPNPSISQKYAYLWSNGAGTSTLAVTKSGTYSVTVRDAAGNEKSDEIEVIVHALPIVDLGDDITLFDGETTTLDAGNPGAAYDWSTLETTQKITVSEENVYSVQVTDVSGCKGAGDVSVFTRQFTVDLGADPAPICMGEIIDDLTPTIKGTISADISYAWKTPVGEDLNESISVNVGGEYCVSVTDKNSGITETDCVFITVNPSPVVDLGEDRILQVGDEIELDAENEGSNYKWDGPINSIKPNSISQKVTVDQIGEYSVLVTSEIGCVASDTLTISSGSQYFVDFPSAFSPNEDGKNDELKLVGDIDMIDNTKKMSLIIYNRLGHKVFNVDRNIPWDGRFKGRKLDMDVYVYFLNVTFKDGSSMVKQGNVTLLY; this is translated from the coding sequence ATGTTGAGAACCTTACTACATAAAACACTGCTTACTGCAATGGCCATCCTTTTGGGAGGATGGGCTGTTGTGGCACAGCAGTATGTGGTTAAGGGAACAACACTTAATTTTAAGGTGGATGAAGTTACCGGTTATGAATATCATTGGTCAGTAACGCATACAACAAGTGGTGCGGTAGCTTATCTAACGTCAAAAACATTTGAGTCCGGCGATTACGTATTCGATAATGAAGGTGATTATCAAGTAAAAGTATATCCAGAGGATTTAGGAACACATTGTTTTGGTGATCCTTTAACTACGATGGTTATTGTTGATGGCGCAGCTCCAACAGCTGAGTTCGACGATTTGGAAGTTCCCTATGTTTGTTCTGCAAATAATGGCGGAGATGCAAATGGGAAGGTGAGTTTAACAGTTAATTATACTGGTCCTAAACCATGGACATTTAAAATTTCAGTGGATCGTGCACCTGCGGTTATGCCAGTAGGAGCAGAAGAATTATATACCAATACTTTTGAGTTTGAATTGGAAATTCCGAATACAAGTGGTAAAAGACATCGAGCAGAGATCTTATTGGTTGAAGCGAAGACTTTATCAGGAATAGGAGTAACCGAAGACCTTGCCAATCAAACTTTGGAGGTTGATGTAATGGCCTTGCCAAATACTGTTTTTGGAGATTACGAACCTGTAATTCAGGCAGGAACATTTCAATCTTACACTGCAAGCATTGAGAAAAATGAAAATTACAAACTTTTCATTCCTGATGGAGCATCAGTTTTAAATGAAAAAACAAAGAAACTAAGCGATAAGTACCATAGTGAATTAAGTTTTGATGTTCAATGGGGAAATACGCCGGGAGATTATCAAATAAAATTAATAGAACGTACTGCTTTTGATTGTGCAGGAGATACGATTTATGCAGATGTTACGGTAGTTGAATCTTTCGTAGTTAGTTTGGGTGGTGATATTAGTATCTGTCAAGGAGAGAGTGCAACTCTAAGTCCGACTATCGACTTTGATGGGACTTATACTTACCTATGGTCAGATGGATCAAACGGCTCTTCATTATCCGTAACTGAGACAGGAACGTATTCTGTTACAGCAACTGATTCCGGTACTGGTAAATCATCATCGTCAACAGCGAATGTAACTGTATTAACAGCTCCGATTGTTGATTTGGGAGCCGATTATGAATTGGCCGATGCAGAAACGAAAGTATTGGATGCAGGTAATCCTGGTTTAAGCTATTCTTGGTCTACTGGGGAGATTGGCCAGACAATAAGCGTGAATACTAGCAATACCTACAGTGTTGATGTGACTAATGAAAATGGCTGTGTAGGAACAGATGAAATTATTATAAGCAGCACAAGTGATGTATTTGCCATTAATTTAGGCGAAGACAAAGATATTTGTGATGGTGAAGAGTTGATCTTGAATCCAAATCCAAGTATATCACAGAAATATGCTTACTTATGGTCCAATGGCGCAGGAACATCCACTTTAGCTGTAACTAAATCGGGTACATATTCGGTAACTGTAAGAGATGCTGCCGGTAATGAAAAATCAGATGAGATTGAAGTAATTGTGCATGCCTTACCAATTGTTGATTTAGGGGATGACATTACATTGTTCGATGGAGAAACTACGACTTTAGATGCAGGTAATCCCGGTGCGGCTTACGATTGGAGTACTTTAGAAACGACACAAAAAATTACGGTAAGTGAGGAAAACGTTTATTCTGTTCAGGTGACTGATGTGAGTGGATGTAAAGGGGCTGGAGATGTTAGTGTTTTCACCCGTCAGTTTACTGTTGATTTAGGTGCTGATCCAGCTCCAATTTGTATGGGGGAAATTATCGACGATTTGACTCCAACAATTAAGGGAACAATCAGTGCTGATATAAGTTATGCATGGAAAACTCCAGTGGGAGAAGACCTTAATGAGTCAATTTCAGTAAATGTTGGAGGAGAGTATTGTGTTTCTGTGACTGACAAAAATAGTGGAATTACAGAGACCGATTGTGTGTTTATTACTGTTAATCCTTCTCCTGTTGTTGATTTGGGTGAAGACCGTATTCTACAGGTTGGGGACGAAATAGAGCTGGATGCGGAGAATGAGGGTTCTAACTACAAGTGGGATGGTCCAATAAATAGTATTAAGCCTAATTCTATATCTCAGAAGGTTACTGTTGATCAGATTGGAGAATATAGCGTTTTGGTAACTAGTGAGATCGGATGTGTCGCCAGCGATACGCTTACTATTAGTTCGGGTAGTCAGTATTTTGTTGATTTCCCATCGGCATTTTCACCTAATGAGGATGGTAAAAATGATGAGCTCAAGCTCGTTGGTGATATTGATATGATTGATAATACGAAGAAAATGAGTTTGATTATCTATAATCGTTTAGGTCATAAAGTTTTCAACGTCGATCGTAATATTCCTTGGGATGGAAGATTTAAAGGGCGTAAATTGGATATGGATGTTTATGTGTATTTCTTAAATGTTACATTTAAAGATGGTAGTTCAATGGTAAAACAAGGAAATGTTACACTATTGTACTAA
- a CDS encoding PorP/SprF family type IX secretion system membrane protein, giving the protein MRKSLIVLLLISLFGVFKVSAQRVHSSQFYSIPLLLNPALTGNSDYNLRGGMNYRNQWNSVTTPFVSQSVFVDGKLSTQLLSSSWLGIGGMIFNDKAGDGGLKTTQVMFAGSINKSLNAGNTLFLHMGLGLELVNKSVDFSKLTFGEQWENGIYNPSGGSGEVYESQSLFYTDFSAGSMVTYFRGKSKYFMGVAVSHINQPRESFYGEDNVINNLKRRFAWHGGVESRLSSKLYVKPELMFTTEKSANEWIAGANFMMLSGEKGTILHYGLWYRFTQDIIPTFGYEKNRMKLMISYDINVSDLQVASSSRGGLEISLTYNYNYSNPREIRKLKRRQKVKKLGDKAISCPKFSHED; this is encoded by the coding sequence ATGAGGAAGAGTTTAATTGTTTTACTGCTGATATCGTTATTCGGAGTCTTTAAAGTCTCCGCTCAGCGTGTGCATTCTTCTCAATTCTATTCTATTCCATTATTGTTAAATCCTGCTCTTACTGGTAATTCTGATTATAACCTTCGTGGAGGGATGAATTATCGAAATCAATGGAACAGTGTAACCACCCCCTTCGTTTCTCAATCGGTATTTGTAGATGGTAAATTGTCGACTCAACTGTTGAGTTCATCCTGGCTTGGTATTGGAGGAATGATCTTTAATGACAAAGCTGGAGATGGTGGATTAAAAACTACGCAGGTCATGTTTGCCGGATCTATAAATAAAAGTCTGAATGCTGGTAATACCTTGTTCTTACATATGGGTCTTGGTTTAGAACTTGTCAATAAATCTGTTGATTTTAGTAAATTAACTTTTGGAGAACAGTGGGAGAATGGCATATATAATCCTTCAGGTGGAAGTGGAGAAGTTTATGAGTCTCAATCTCTGTTTTATACCGATTTCTCTGCTGGTTCAATGGTTACCTATTTTAGAGGGAAGTCAAAATATTTCATGGGAGTTGCAGTTAGTCACATCAATCAGCCAAGGGAATCTTTTTATGGCGAGGATAATGTTATAAATAACCTTAAAAGACGATTTGCCTGGCATGGCGGTGTAGAGTCAAGATTATCTTCAAAATTGTATGTGAAGCCTGAATTAATGTTTACAACAGAGAAAAGTGCAAACGAATGGATTGCCGGAGCTAATTTTATGATGTTGTCTGGAGAAAAAGGAACAATACTGCATTACGGTTTGTGGTATCGTTTTACTCAGGATATTATTCCCACATTTGGATACGAGAAAAATCGAATGAAACTGATGATTAGCTACGATATTAATGTCTCTGATTTACAGGTAGCTTCTTCGAGTAGGGGAGGTCTGGAAATTTCACTTACCTACAATTATAATTATTCAAATCCAAGAGAAATCCGTAAGTTGAAACGTCGTCAGAAAGTTAAAAAATTGGGCGATAAAGCAATCTCTTGTCCTAAATTCTCACACGAAGACTAA
- the rsmI gene encoding 16S rRNA (cytidine(1402)-2'-O)-methyltransferase → MSKLYLIPTPIGNLEDITLRALRILKEVDLILAEDTRTSGFLLKHYGISKPLHSHHKFNEHKTADNIVDRIKAGETIALISDAGTPAISDPGYFLVKHCVDNGIDIECLPGATAFVPALVNSGLPNDKFCFEGFLPQKKGRQSKLAELAEETRTMIFYESPHRLVKTLEQFAEVMGTDRRASVSRELTKLYEENVRGTLPELITHFSSKTVKGEIVIVVGGKIIEKKKKEYIKKDRM, encoded by the coding sequence ATGTCGAAACTTTACCTTATTCCAACACCAATTGGAAATTTAGAAGATATCACCCTAAGAGCTTTACGAATATTAAAAGAAGTAGATTTAATTCTTGCTGAAGACACAAGAACATCAGGTTTTCTATTGAAGCATTACGGAATTTCAAAACCTTTGCACTCACATCATAAATTCAACGAACACAAAACGGCCGATAATATAGTTGATCGAATTAAGGCTGGAGAAACCATTGCCTTAATTTCTGATGCTGGCACACCTGCTATTTCGGATCCTGGTTATTTTTTAGTGAAACACTGTGTTGATAATGGAATAGATATAGAGTGTTTACCAGGAGCAACGGCATTTGTGCCTGCTTTAGTGAACTCGGGCTTACCAAACGATAAATTCTGCTTCGAAGGATTTTTACCGCAAAAGAAGGGACGTCAATCGAAATTAGCTGAACTGGCTGAGGAAACAAGAACTATGATTTTTTACGAATCTCCTCACCGCTTGGTAAAAACTTTGGAACAATTTGCTGAAGTTATGGGAACAGACCGAAGAGCTTCTGTATCCAGAGAACTAACTAAATTATACGAAGAAAACGTACGTGGCACCCTCCCTGAACTCATCACTCACTTCAGCTCGAAAACGGTAAAAGGTGAAATTGTAATTGTTGTAGGCGGTAAAATTATTGAGAAAAAGAAAAAAGAATACATTAAAAAAGATCGAATGTAA
- a CDS encoding thymidine kinase produces the protein MFLENDINRTGRNGWIEVIVGSMFSGKTEELIRRLNRAKIARQNVEIFKPHIDVRYSVDEVVSHNSNSIRSTPVETSANILLLASNVDVVGIDEAQFFDVGLSEVCNELANQGIRVIVAGLDMDFKGNPFGPVPSIMATAEYVTKVHAVCMRCGNLANYSHRLAEAEKLVLLGEKSEYEPLCRDCYQKIYRTS, from the coding sequence ATGTTTCTTGAGAATGACATTAACAGAACTGGCAGAAATGGTTGGATCGAAGTAATAGTCGGGTCTATGTTTTCGGGTAAAACCGAAGAATTGATTCGTCGATTGAATCGGGCAAAAATCGCTCGTCAGAATGTTGAGATATTTAAACCTCATATCGATGTGAGATACTCTGTGGACGAAGTGGTTTCGCATAATTCCAATTCAATTCGATCAACTCCCGTTGAAACATCTGCAAATATATTGTTGCTAGCCAGTAATGTTGATGTTGTGGGTATTGATGAAGCTCAATTTTTTGATGTTGGCTTATCCGAAGTTTGTAACGAATTGGCCAATCAGGGTATTCGTGTTATTGTTGCTGGTTTGGATATGGATTTTAAAGGAAATCCTTTTGGTCCAGTCCCAAGTATAATGGCCACAGCCGAATATGTTACCAAAGTTCATGCAGTTTGTATGCGTTGTGGAAATTTAGCCAACTATTCTCATCGTTTAGCCGAGGCTGAAAAATTAGTGTTGTTGGGCGAAAAGAGTGAATATGAACCGCTTTGCAGAGATTGTTATCAAAAAATTTATCGAACATCCTAA
- a CDS encoding bifunctional UDP-N-acetylmuramoyl-tripeptide:D-alanyl-D-alanine ligase/alanine racemase, translated as MTFAQFYTIESVASITGGVCYGKENLSIKTLSIDSRSLQLPGETLFFALVGERHDGHLYIKDLYKKGVRAFVVNNLESVDSKQFPNAAFVLVPDTLRALQNLAQNHRKNFLYPVFGITGSNGKTITKEWLYQLLNESYSIVRSPKSYNSQVGVPISVWHMNNEVNLAIFEAGISQPGEMDQLSKIIQPTFGIFTHLGDAHRENFKSEVQKLEEKIKLFSSCNSIVYCSDKKLVDESLKARYGRDKELISWSRNHAANLKIVSEEIKGSRTFIKAKYKKKSKEINLSFTDKASIDNAITCWLCLLNLNVDDKTIKEGFLKLEPVAMRLEIKEGIGDCTLINDYYNSDLDSLGIALDLMNQQQNDKRKTLILSDIFQSGYTNRQLYKAISKLLEQKKINRLIGIGEGISSQSKLFKCDASFYGSTDVFLADLNRNHFKDEIILIKGARNFHFERISNALQYKAHQTVLEVNLNAMVHNLNYFRSLLNPDTKLIVMVKAFSYGSGSTEIANLLQHHRVDYLAVAIADEGVELRNAGITIPIIVMNPEYHSFDTMIEYSLEPEIYNQAICLEFEKALKRNGVRNYPIHIKLDTGMNRLGFVQKDMDTLLSVIVKNNHFFISSVFSHLAGADEQQHNDFTAQQINLFTKWSDQILSQFPYHIDRHILNSAGIERFPQAQFDMVRLGIGLYGISCVHQEKLMNVSSLKTAISQIKEVSKENTVGYGRKGHLQSDARIGVIPIGYADGFNRKLGNGLGKVLVNGQAAPVVGNICMDMSMIDLTNTDAKEGDLVQIFGDDYPVSILAEQLDTIPYEILTTISRRVKRVYFQG; from the coding sequence ATGACCTTTGCACAATTTTATACTATCGAATCGGTAGCTTCTATAACAGGAGGTGTATGTTATGGGAAAGAAAATCTCTCTATTAAAACCCTTTCGATAGACAGCAGGTCATTGCAACTTCCCGGAGAAACACTTTTTTTTGCTTTAGTGGGCGAGCGGCACGATGGTCATTTATACATCAAAGATTTATATAAAAAAGGGGTTCGGGCATTTGTTGTAAACAATTTGGAAAGTGTAGATTCCAAACAGTTTCCTAATGCCGCTTTTGTATTGGTTCCCGATACGCTTCGGGCCTTGCAGAATTTGGCGCAAAATCACCGTAAGAACTTTTTATATCCCGTATTTGGAATTACCGGCAGCAATGGAAAAACCATTACAAAAGAATGGTTGTATCAATTACTCAACGAATCGTATTCTATTGTTCGAAGTCCCAAAAGCTATAATTCTCAGGTTGGGGTTCCAATTTCTGTTTGGCACATGAACAATGAGGTCAATTTGGCCATTTTTGAGGCTGGTATTTCTCAACCTGGAGAAATGGATCAACTCTCAAAAATTATTCAACCTACCTTCGGAATTTTTACTCATTTGGGAGATGCCCATCGGGAGAATTTTAAGAGTGAAGTTCAGAAATTAGAAGAGAAGATAAAATTATTCTCTTCCTGCAATTCCATTGTGTATTGTTCCGATAAGAAACTTGTTGATGAATCGTTAAAGGCTCGATATGGACGGGATAAAGAATTGATATCCTGGTCAAGAAATCATGCAGCCAATCTGAAGATTGTTTCGGAAGAAATAAAAGGGAGTAGAACATTTATTAAAGCTAAATATAAGAAGAAATCAAAAGAGATAAATTTATCTTTTACCGACAAGGCTTCAATTGATAATGCCATAACTTGCTGGCTTTGTTTGTTGAACCTGAATGTTGATGATAAAACCATAAAAGAGGGATTTCTGAAATTGGAACCGGTTGCCATGCGACTGGAAATCAAAGAGGGAATTGGTGATTGCACGCTGATTAATGATTATTACAATTCAGATTTAGATTCGCTCGGTATTGCCTTGGATTTAATGAATCAGCAACAAAACGATAAGAGAAAAACACTTATCTTATCTGATATTTTTCAATCGGGTTACACAAACCGTCAGCTTTACAAGGCGATATCCAAATTGCTGGAGCAGAAGAAAATAAATCGTCTAATTGGTATTGGTGAAGGCATTTCTTCTCAATCGAAACTATTCAAGTGCGATGCTTCTTTTTATGGCTCAACCGATGTGTTTTTGGCCGATTTGAATCGGAATCATTTTAAGGACGAAATTATTTTGATAAAAGGAGCCCGAAATTTCCATTTCGAGAGAATTTCAAATGCTCTTCAATACAAAGCACACCAAACGGTGTTGGAAGTGAATCTGAATGCAATGGTTCATAACCTGAACTATTTCAGGTCCTTGTTAAACCCAGATACCAAGTTGATTGTGATGGTAAAAGCATTTTCTTACGGAAGCGGATCAACCGAAATTGCAAATTTACTGCAACATCATCGGGTTGATTATTTAGCCGTTGCCATCGCCGACGAAGGTGTCGAATTGAGAAATGCAGGAATCACGATTCCAATTATAGTGATGAATCCGGAGTATCACAGTTTTGATACGATGATTGAATATAGCCTGGAGCCTGAAATATATAATCAAGCTATTTGTCTCGAATTTGAGAAGGCATTAAAACGAAATGGAGTAAGAAACTATCCTATCCACATAAAATTGGATACCGGAATGAATCGTTTGGGTTTTGTTCAAAAGGATATGGACACTTTATTGTCTGTGATTGTGAAGAATAATCATTTCTTTATCAGCTCTGTATTTTCTCATCTGGCAGGTGCCGATGAGCAACAGCATAACGATTTTACAGCTCAGCAAATTAATTTATTTACCAAATGGAGCGATCAAATTCTATCGCAATTTCCGTATCATATCGATCGGCATATTTTAAATTCGGCAGGAATTGAACGATTCCCGCAAGCTCAATTTGATATGGTGCGCTTGGGAATTGGTCTTTACGGAATAAGCTGCGTTCATCAGGAAAAATTGATGAATGTGAGCAGCTTAAAAACGGCAATCTCTCAAATTAAAGAAGTTTCGAAAGAGAACACTGTTGGATATGGCCGAAAAGGGCATTTACAGAGCGATGCACGAATAGGGGTAATCCCAATCGGTTATGCCGATGGTTTTAATCGAAAGCTCGGTAATGGCCTTGGAAAGGTTCTGGTGAACGGACAGGCAGCTCCTGTTGTTGGCAATATTTGCATGGATATGAGTATGATCGATCTCACAAATACCGATGCAAAAGAGGGAGATTTGGTTCAGATTTTTGGCGACGATTACCCGGTAAGCATTCTGGCTGAACAATTGGATACTATTCCTTACGAAATTCTCACCACCATTTCCCGACGGGTGAAACGCGTTTATTTTCAGGGGTAG